The Planococcus versutus genome contains a region encoding:
- a CDS encoding alpha-amylase family glycosyl hydrolase, with protein sequence MKAKWILSIITTLLLLAFVNPTYAAEKRELKDEFIYDLLIDRYFNKKIDNDYEVNAIDPTAFNGGDFAGLASEILFVKDMGFTALSIGPVFSTATYDGKQVIDYGEFERHFGTEEEFKALVEEIHDQDMKVIVDIPTQQLSANHIWTSEHSEWFVENKDGSLALDTANPAVQKELTSTFTEFSDNYKVDGFRLQNSDKLDSTFVKNFSKAIKNVRDSYILSDREMDETAGFDAVVLPGVEETLRAGYKNFDQGLTDVSTLMEQSKGKLIQVDSLIGSRFTADIVEVNGFPPTRWTLLLTQLLTMPGIPVIQYGSESAMNGTTPAESHQILDLAVEKELIDHITDLTSLRNSSEALRTGELNILHDEDDWLVYERSNDEETWIIAINNSSSTKSFNLSSDVIGTGQQLRGLFESDIIREDNGEYRITQDREIAEIFHVTKETKLNAAYISTLAIMYVVFMLFLWIVWRKGKQRKADVAKQKQANKMR encoded by the coding sequence TTGAAGGCAAAATGGATTTTAAGTATTATCACAACTTTACTGTTGCTGGCATTTGTCAATCCGACATATGCTGCAGAAAAACGAGAACTCAAAGACGAATTCATTTATGATTTGTTGATTGATCGTTATTTTAATAAAAAAATTGATAATGATTACGAAGTAAATGCGATAGATCCCACAGCTTTTAATGGCGGTGATTTTGCTGGACTTGCTAGTGAAATATTATTTGTGAAAGATATGGGCTTTACGGCTCTTTCTATAGGACCCGTATTTTCTACAGCAACATATGATGGAAAACAAGTGATCGATTACGGCGAATTTGAGCGACATTTTGGTACCGAAGAAGAATTTAAAGCACTTGTAGAGGAAATCCATGACCAAGACATGAAAGTAATTGTGGATATTCCAACGCAACAGCTAAGTGCCAATCACATATGGACCTCTGAACACTCTGAATGGTTTGTAGAAAACAAAGATGGCAGTTTGGCGTTAGACACGGCAAATCCAGCAGTCCAAAAAGAGTTGACTTCAACATTCACAGAATTCAGTGACAACTACAAAGTAGACGGCTTTCGTCTTCAAAACTCAGATAAGCTAGACTCAACTTTTGTTAAAAACTTTTCTAAAGCGATTAAAAATGTGCGAGATAGCTATATTTTAAGCGATCGAGAAATGGATGAAACAGCTGGATTTGATGCAGTTGTTTTACCAGGTGTAGAAGAAACTCTTCGTGCCGGATATAAAAATTTTGATCAAGGATTGACTGATGTATCAACATTAATGGAACAAAGTAAAGGTAAATTGATTCAAGTAGATTCGTTAATTGGGTCACGGTTTACAGCAGATATTGTAGAAGTAAATGGTTTTCCACCCACACGTTGGACGCTGTTGTTGACACAACTACTGACCATGCCGGGAATTCCGGTTATTCAATACGGTTCAGAGTCGGCTATGAACGGGACAACTCCTGCTGAATCTCATCAGATTTTGGATTTAGCAGTAGAAAAAGAGCTTATTGATCACATTACTGATTTAACGTCATTACGTAATTCTTCAGAAGCGTTGCGGACAGGTGAGTTGAACATCTTACATGACGAAGACGACTGGCTCGTTTATGAGCGTTCAAACGATGAAGAAACATGGATTATTGCCATTAATAACTCTTCCTCGACAAAATCGTTTAACTTATCGAGTGATGTGATTGGAACAGGACAGCAATTGCGTGGCTTGTTTGAAAGTGACATTATTCGCGAAGATAATGGAGAATACCGAATCACGCAAGATCGTGAGATTGCAGAAATTTTCCACGTAACAAAAGAAACAAAACTTAATGCTGCTTACATTTCAACACTTGCCATTATGTACGTGGTGTTTATGCTATTCTTGTGGATAGTATGGCGCAAAGGAAAGCAACGTAAAGCAGATGTAGCAAAGCAAAAACAAGCGAATAAAATGCGCTAA
- a CDS encoding YisL family protein, which produces MGILTDTTHLHITTWVVAVILFLVAAFMQRDSKGRKIVHMVLRLFYVLIIITGLALFIEWSSSDPMTYGIKFLLGLLTIGMMEMVLIRSKKQKPVTMFWALFVLFLLATMFIGFMLPVGLDFF; this is translated from the coding sequence TTGGGTATTTTAACAGACACTACACATTTACACATTACGACATGGGTTGTTGCTGTCATTTTGTTCTTAGTTGCAGCATTTATGCAACGTGATAGCAAAGGTCGTAAGATTGTACACATGGTTTTGAGATTGTTTTATGTCTTAATTATTATTACTGGTCTTGCGTTATTTATCGAGTGGTCGTCGTCTGATCCAATGACATACGGCATCAAGTTTCTGTTAGGTCTCTTAACAATTGGGATGATGGAAATGGTGTTAATCCGTTCGAAAAAACAAAAGCCTGTTACTATGTTTTGGGCATTGTTTGTCTTGTTCTTATTGGCAACAATGTTTATCGGCTTTATGTTACCAGTCGGTTTGGATTTCTTTTAA
- a CDS encoding fumarylacetoacetate hydrolase family protein, whose protein sequence is MKLLSFRYEGKERFGPKVKKEEAVWDLVAIQKQLEVLPAFPEQLIEGIPQGMEFVEQIRKLTEAAVQSDRSEEFKHSFSKIEWLAPISRTPKNIIGIGKNYADHAQEMGGEAPVDLVVFTKSSTCISADNETVSAHSDVTDSYDYEGELAVVIGKAGHKIPKQLAYDYVFGYTIANDLTARDVQEKHQQYFLGKSLAGSCPLGPYIVTKDEIPQAQNLSIVTKVNDEIRQNGNTEHMVRRVDELIAEVSTYVALEPGDIILTGTPAGVGKGFTPPKFLKAGDTVKVSIESIGTLVTHLS, encoded by the coding sequence ATGAAGCTGTTATCATTTCGCTATGAAGGTAAAGAAAGATTTGGACCTAAAGTTAAAAAGGAAGAAGCTGTTTGGGATTTAGTTGCGATTCAAAAGCAATTAGAGGTCTTACCTGCATTTCCTGAACAATTGATTGAGGGAATTCCACAAGGAATGGAATTTGTTGAACAAATTCGTAAATTGACGGAAGCCGCTGTCCAATCTGACCGATCTGAAGAATTCAAACACTCATTTTCAAAAATTGAATGGTTAGCGCCTATCTCGAGAACGCCTAAAAACATTATTGGAATTGGCAAAAACTATGCAGATCATGCTCAAGAAATGGGTGGTGAAGCTCCTGTAGACCTAGTCGTTTTCACAAAGTCGTCAACTTGCATTTCAGCAGACAATGAAACGGTTTCTGCTCATAGTGACGTAACGGATTCTTATGATTACGAAGGAGAATTAGCTGTTGTCATTGGCAAAGCAGGACATAAAATACCAAAGCAATTAGCTTATGATTATGTGTTTGGCTACACCATCGCTAATGATTTGACTGCACGTGATGTACAAGAAAAGCACCAGCAATATTTTCTTGGAAAAAGCTTAGCTGGTTCGTGTCCTCTTGGACCTTATATCGTAACCAAAGATGAAATTCCACAAGCGCAAAACTTATCGATTGTGACAAAAGTGAATGATGAAATTCGTCAAAATGGAAATACCGAACATATGGTCCGCCGTGTAGATGAACTGATCGCGGAAGTTTCAACATATGTAGCATTAGAACCAGGCGATATTATTCTTACAGGAACACCTGCTGGAGTCGGGAAAGGCTTTACTCCACCGAAGTTCTTAAAAGCAGGAGATACAGTAAAAGTCTCTATCGAATCAATTGGCACACTCGTCACACATTTGTCATAA
- a CDS encoding DUF418 domain-containing protein — MLNLQPISINERVKAIDLMRGFALFGILIVNMLAFHSPFSYIDPYKWFTGNVNESLYSVIDIFVQASFYPLFALLFGYGLAMQFMRAELKSQAFAPLAIKRLVVLLLFGMVHAFLIWYGDILITYALMGLLLIGMIRLPSSWLIGFGLAIYAIPHLLMLVIMFIAVAADPNIYVGYMEIESSIQSYQSGSFAEIFSQRLSDWYASNNIFGLILQAFTILPFLMIGAAAAKWRLIERTAEKRKLWLCLATVPLLIGLALKSTPFLFDTNYAFVYVQDIFGGPLVAIGYAAIIALLAQKSTLQKMLSPIAKVGRMSLTTYITQSVLATLIFYSYGLGLYGQVDLLTGTLIAIGIFIFQLIFAELWFEKFSRGPLEVLWRKWTYGNNFEKTNNSKR; from the coding sequence ATGTTGAACTTACAGCCGATTTCTATAAACGAACGAGTAAAAGCAATTGATTTAATGAGAGGCTTTGCACTCTTTGGTATTTTAATCGTTAATATGCTTGCTTTTCACTCACCTTTTTCATATATCGATCCATACAAATGGTTTACCGGAAATGTTAATGAAAGCCTCTACTCAGTAATCGATATATTTGTTCAAGCTAGTTTTTATCCACTATTTGCACTGTTATTTGGCTATGGCTTAGCAATGCAGTTTATGCGTGCAGAATTGAAAAGTCAGGCTTTTGCGCCACTCGCTATAAAACGTCTTGTTGTTTTGCTGTTATTTGGTATGGTGCATGCTTTTTTAATTTGGTATGGCGATATTTTGATTACATATGCTCTCATGGGCTTGTTATTAATTGGGATGATTCGTTTGCCTTCTAGTTGGCTTATTGGATTTGGCCTGGCTATCTATGCGATTCCTCATCTTTTGATGCTGGTGATTATGTTTATTGCGGTCGCAGCAGATCCAAATATTTACGTAGGGTATATGGAAATCGAAAGCTCGATTCAATCGTACCAATCAGGAAGCTTTGCTGAAATCTTTAGCCAGCGATTGTCTGATTGGTATGCGAGCAATAATATTTTTGGGCTTATTTTACAAGCATTCACGATTTTGCCGTTCTTAATGATTGGAGCTGCGGCTGCAAAATGGCGCTTGATTGAACGAACAGCAGAAAAGCGGAAACTGTGGTTATGTTTAGCGACTGTTCCTTTACTGATTGGACTAGCTTTAAAGAGTACGCCATTTTTGTTTGATACAAACTATGCTTTTGTGTATGTACAAGATATATTCGGAGGACCTCTTGTAGCTATTGGTTATGCTGCAATTATTGCTTTACTAGCGCAAAAGAGTACATTACAAAAGATGCTTTCACCGATCGCAAAGGTAGGCAGGATGTCTTTAACGACTTACATCACGCAATCAGTTTTGGCCACTTTGATTTTTTATTCTTATGGTTTAGGGTTGTACGGACAAGTAGACCTGTTAACCGGGACATTAATTGCCATTGGAATCTTCATATTCCAATTGATTTTCGCAGAGTTGTGGTTTGAGAAGTTTTCACGAGGACCACTTGAAGTGCTTTGGAGAAAATGGACTTATGGAAATAATTTCGAAAAAACTAACAATTCAAAACGCTGA
- the addA gene encoding helicase-exonuclease AddAB subunit AddA translates to MIPKKPMNATWTDEQWLAIWAKGHDMLVSAAAGSGKTAVLINRMIEKVLAEENPISVDELLVVTFTNASAAEMRHRMSNALEKAVAETPESSHLRKQLRLINKAQISTLHSFCLQVVKQYAYLLEIDPGFRIAGDTEAALLRDDVLEAVLESAYEGEDADAVYRLADSFTSDRSDQAMEVLLSKLYDYSRVHPDPQQWLQQVPMLYDVSVDATVDELSFIKDLKLTIRHALDEALQLAGEGLELTLQPEGPVVLEATFRTDIEVIGAAIAALENSWDSVYAFSKSFKWDKAASIRKDSCDPVIAEEAKARRNEVKKIVSGLFDAYFTRAPQRLLEEMREMAPLMKTLVELTQLFANQYKALKIDRALVDFSDLEHYALEILMTDGKPSAIAKEYQNRFKEVLVDEYQDTNLLQETILNLVKSGDEHDGNLFMVGDVKQSIYRFRLAEPMLFLGKYARFSHEAQATGLRIDLNANFRSRKEILDGTNYIFSQIMGERVGEIDYDEAAALKAKAPYPDRAVPIELTLIHELETEEQSQEEDLAKSQWEARFIAKEINKLMSNNTLVNDPWTQQQRALEYRDIVVLMRSMTWSGDFVDEFKMAGIPLYAELTGGYFEALEVMIMLNTLRVIDNPYQDIPLASVLRAPFIGLKENELAQIRLAAPQASYYEALKMFMRAGTGIDSVTAEKLNRFVTQLEDWRNLARRGSLAELIWKVYLDTNYYEMAGAMTNGKQRKANLRALHDRALEYEKTSFRGLFRFLRFIDRMRERGDDLGTAKSLSEKENVVRLMTVHKSKGLEFPVVFFAGTGRSFNEMDFKKPYLFDQNYGLAVKAVNPDTRIEYTSLPFLAVREIKQLQMKAEEMRVLYVAMTRAKERLYLTASVKDIDKLVEKWKVSTTDLRLPDFMRSRAKGYLDWIGPALARHPDAVDQLNVNGNVIKHSSRFHIEMIESQSLLPPVAIREDSLAEDRASKDYQQLVDERFNYHYPHQGAVDKRSKESVTEMKRLQMLQRLDEPESFIPPVKQQKKTLLHRPAFMMDERLSAADVGTAVHAVMQHIPLNRTMNSKEIKEFVETLVGMEILSPDEGKVVKVEEIERFYASETASRLSQAKNIKREVPFTYAKKDADGDYQIIQGIVDCLFEEQDGWVLVDYKTDRVANMSNVKSEMTERYNVQLTVYQEAVESILQISVKERLLYLFAVSQEVNI, encoded by the coding sequence ATGATACCGAAGAAACCGATGAATGCCACGTGGACCGATGAACAATGGCTAGCCATTTGGGCTAAAGGCCATGATATGCTAGTATCAGCCGCAGCAGGTTCAGGAAAAACAGCAGTGTTGATCAATCGCATGATTGAAAAAGTATTAGCTGAAGAAAATCCTATATCAGTAGACGAACTGTTGGTCGTGACGTTTACCAATGCGTCAGCAGCTGAAATGCGGCATCGCATGTCGAATGCTTTGGAAAAAGCAGTTGCAGAAACTCCTGAATCGTCACATTTAAGAAAACAATTACGGTTGATCAACAAAGCTCAAATTTCCACCTTGCATTCTTTTTGTTTGCAAGTCGTCAAACAATACGCATACTTGCTGGAAATTGATCCAGGCTTTCGCATTGCTGGAGATACAGAAGCGGCTCTTTTACGAGACGATGTTCTTGAAGCGGTACTTGAATCTGCATATGAAGGAGAAGACGCAGACGCTGTTTATCGGTTAGCAGATAGCTTTACTTCAGATCGCAGTGATCAAGCGATGGAAGTGTTGTTGAGTAAACTATATGATTATTCGCGCGTACATCCAGATCCACAGCAATGGCTTCAGCAAGTGCCTATGTTGTACGATGTATCAGTTGACGCAACTGTGGATGAGCTATCATTCATTAAAGATTTAAAGCTAACCATACGCCATGCTTTAGATGAGGCTTTGCAACTAGCTGGAGAAGGACTCGAATTGACATTGCAACCAGAAGGTCCAGTTGTACTAGAAGCTACATTCAGAACAGATATAGAAGTTATAGGAGCCGCTATCGCTGCACTTGAGAATTCTTGGGACAGTGTCTATGCTTTTTCAAAATCGTTTAAATGGGACAAAGCAGCCAGTATTCGTAAAGATAGTTGCGATCCAGTCATCGCAGAAGAAGCAAAAGCACGACGCAATGAAGTGAAGAAAATAGTCAGCGGCTTGTTTGATGCTTATTTTACACGTGCCCCGCAGCGTTTACTCGAAGAAATGCGTGAAATGGCCCCGTTAATGAAAACGTTAGTCGAACTAACTCAACTTTTTGCGAATCAATACAAAGCATTGAAAATTGATCGTGCATTAGTTGATTTTTCTGATTTAGAGCATTATGCATTGGAAATATTAATGACAGATGGCAAACCATCAGCGATTGCGAAAGAATACCAAAATCGTTTTAAAGAAGTACTAGTTGACGAGTACCAAGATACGAACTTGCTTCAAGAAACTATCTTAAACTTAGTGAAGTCTGGCGATGAACACGACGGCAACTTATTCATGGTAGGAGACGTGAAACAGTCAATCTACCGTTTCCGTTTAGCCGAACCAATGTTGTTTTTGGGGAAATATGCACGTTTTAGTCACGAGGCACAAGCAACGGGTTTGCGTATTGATTTAAATGCGAATTTTAGAAGTCGGAAAGAAATACTAGACGGCACCAATTATATATTCTCACAAATTATGGGCGAACGAGTTGGTGAAATTGACTATGATGAAGCGGCTGCTTTAAAAGCAAAAGCGCCTTATCCTGACCGGGCAGTGCCGATTGAATTGACTTTGATTCATGAACTTGAAACCGAAGAACAGTCACAAGAAGAAGATCTTGCTAAATCACAGTGGGAAGCTCGTTTTATCGCTAAAGAAATTAACAAACTGATGAGTAACAATACATTGGTAAATGATCCATGGACACAGCAACAACGCGCGCTTGAGTACAGAGACATCGTTGTGTTGATGCGTTCAATGACATGGTCAGGTGACTTTGTAGACGAATTTAAAATGGCAGGGATTCCGTTATATGCAGAATTGACAGGTGGCTATTTTGAAGCACTTGAAGTGATGATTATGCTCAACACTTTGCGAGTCATCGATAATCCGTATCAAGATATTCCGCTCGCTTCGGTATTGCGTGCACCATTTATTGGCTTGAAAGAAAATGAGCTAGCCCAAATTCGATTAGCCGCACCACAAGCTTCATATTACGAAGCGTTAAAAATGTTTATGCGCGCAGGTACAGGGATAGATTCAGTTACTGCTGAAAAACTAAACCGTTTTGTCACTCAATTAGAAGATTGGCGAAATTTAGCACGTCGTGGGTCGTTGGCAGAGCTGATTTGGAAAGTCTATTTAGATACCAATTACTACGAAATGGCGGGAGCTATGACTAACGGCAAGCAACGAAAAGCCAATTTGCGTGCGTTGCATGACCGCGCATTAGAGTATGAGAAAACTTCTTTCCGTGGCTTGTTCCGATTTTTACGATTTATCGACCGAATGCGTGAACGCGGAGATGATCTCGGAACTGCTAAATCACTCAGCGAAAAAGAAAACGTCGTTCGGCTCATGACTGTTCACAAATCAAAAGGTCTAGAGTTTCCTGTGGTCTTTTTTGCAGGAACTGGTCGTTCTTTTAACGAAATGGATTTTAAAAAACCGTATTTGTTTGACCAGAATTATGGCTTAGCGGTCAAAGCTGTTAATCCAGATACGCGGATTGAATATACGTCGCTGCCATTTTTAGCGGTTAGAGAAATAAAGCAACTTCAAATGAAAGCAGAAGAAATGCGTGTTTTATATGTAGCTATGACGCGCGCAAAAGAACGTTTATACTTAACTGCCTCCGTAAAAGATATCGATAAACTGGTTGAAAAATGGAAAGTTAGCACAACAGATCTTCGCTTACCAGATTTCATGCGCTCACGTGCTAAAGGTTACTTAGATTGGATAGGTCCTGCTCTAGCCAGACATCCTGATGCTGTAGATCAATTAAATGTGAATGGTAATGTAATCAAGCACTCTTCACGTTTTCATATCGAGATGATTGAATCTCAATCATTGCTTCCACCAGTAGCCATTAGAGAAGACTCACTAGCGGAAGATAGAGCAAGCAAAGATTATCAGCAACTTGTAGACGAGCGTTTTAACTACCACTATCCTCATCAAGGCGCAGTAGACAAACGTTCTAAAGAATCGGTTACTGAAATGAAACGGTTGCAAATGTTGCAGCGACTTGACGAACCAGAATCGTTTATTCCACCTGTAAAACAGCAGAAAAAGACATTGCTTCATCGACCAGCCTTCATGATGGATGAGCGCCTGTCAGCAGCGGATGTTGGCACGGCTGTTCATGCAGTTATGCAACATATCCCTTTAAACCGTACAATGAATAGCAAAGAGATAAAAGAATTTGTTGAGACTTTGGTCGGAATGGAAATTCTTTCTCCCGATGAAGGAAAAGTTGTAAAAGTTGAAGAAATTGAGCGTTTTTATGCGAGTGAAACTGCTAGTCGTTTAAGCCAAGCGAAAAACATTAAACGCGAAGTGCCTTTTACTTATGCGAAAAAAGATGCAGACGGTGACTATCAAATTATTCAAGGAATCGTCGATTGTTTGTTTGAAGAGCAAGACGGCTGGGTGCTAGTAGATTATAAGACGGATCGTGTGGCAAACATGAGTAATGTGAAAAGTGAAATGACGGAACGATATAATGTTCAATTGACCGTTTATCAAGAAGCTGTTGAATCTATACTGCAAATTTCGGTTAAAGAGCGGTTGTTGTATTTGTTTGCAGTCAGCCAAGAAGTGAATATTTAG